From Pseudoalteromonas sp. DL-6, one genomic window encodes:
- the mreC gene encoding rod shape-determining protein MreC, producing MKSMFEKTVSLQLRLFVAVLLSIVLILGDKFTQGGENIRTSLNTLVSPLIYVANLPYEVFSFSAKSLHTREQLLTENEALKKKQVLQSEQIQQYEFLAKENQKLRALMGSSSKHSNRKIIAQVLSVHSNPYSHQVVINRGTTDGLSESQAVIDDMGLVGQLTKVGSTTSRVLLITDTTHATPVRILRNDVRTVVEGIGKINVLKLSHVPHSLDVRIGDVLVTSGLGGTFPEGYPVAVITEITRDEGQPFAQVFAEPIAQLDRIRLLVVLWLNQQELMGDD from the coding sequence ATGAAATCAATGTTTGAAAAAACGGTATCTCTGCAACTGCGACTTTTTGTCGCAGTGCTTTTGAGTATCGTATTGATCCTCGGAGACAAGTTCACGCAAGGTGGTGAGAATATTCGCACCAGTTTGAATACCTTAGTTAGCCCGCTCATTTATGTTGCCAACCTGCCTTACGAAGTATTTAGTTTTAGCGCTAAGAGCTTACATACCCGCGAGCAGTTGCTTACCGAGAATGAAGCCCTGAAAAAAAAGCAAGTATTGCAGAGCGAACAAATACAACAATATGAATTCTTAGCAAAAGAAAATCAAAAGCTACGAGCATTAATGGGTTCGTCTTCAAAACATTCAAATCGTAAAATTATTGCTCAAGTGCTCTCTGTTCACTCAAATCCTTATAGCCACCAAGTGGTGATAAATCGCGGTACCACCGATGGTTTAAGTGAAAGCCAAGCGGTGATTGATGATATGGGCTTAGTGGGGCAGTTGACTAAAGTGGGCTCAACCACCTCTCGGGTGTTATTAATTACCGATACCACCCATGCTACGCCTGTGCGTATTTTACGTAATGATGTGCGAACAGTGGTTGAAGGTATAGGTAAAATTAACGTATTGAAGCTGTCACATGTGCCGCACAGTTTAGATGTACGTATTGGCGATGTATTAGTTACATCTGGCCTTGGTGGCACGTTTCCTGAAGGCTATCCGGTAGCGGTGATCACCGAAATTACCCGTGATGAAGGCCAACCTTTTGCGCAAGTATTTGCTGAG